A single genomic interval of Lathyrus oleraceus cultivar Zhongwan6 chromosome 7, CAAS_Psat_ZW6_1.0, whole genome shotgun sequence harbors:
- the LOC127101057 gene encoding uncharacterized protein LOC127101057: MVGKGKVHNNLGELLHTKPLPTGSLKVSVDIALEKDALLPHPDDVSDATLLGDAIGSFVAWPTDLIIVGYETPTKSKAKDKGIAREIESVASQKEIPVAKKTEISKRTEAKKKNPSKYRACLHTYLETTDISDGCVRLIPMDGAIFGFEYAEPLGKEDFDQILYHTQLSVGVINTYMRYLYDKLMGPRGLEQRFSFLNPMKTNLTEMIRKPDEVRTYVVERFMADTDREKLFFLPFNTGDGGHWLLVAINPFKEIVYYLDSLHNDWTTYPAMKTIVDTIIQTVRAQRKIQVPKRKANNITWNRVECPRQRNNIDCGYYTLRFMKETLLMDRTDIPSDYFDEYRCAYYSKDQLDEIKEELCQFIIELQVL; this comes from the exons atggttggcaaggggAAAGTTCATAACAATTTGGGTGAATTACTTCACACTAAACCGCTCCCTACTGGATCTTTGAAAGTCTCGGTTGATATTGCTTTGGAGAAGGATGCGTTATTACCACATCCTGACGATGTTTCGGATGCAACTTTATTGGGAGATGCCATAGGTTcatttgttgcatggccgacagACCTCATTAtcgtaggatatgag actcccacaaaatccaaagCAAAAGATAAGGGGATTGCGCGGgaaatcgagtcagttgcatcgCAAAAAGAG ATTCCTGTTGCTAAGAAGACTGAAATTTCCAAGAGGACCGAGGCTAAAAAGAAAAATCCTTCCAAGTATAGAGCGTGCCTCCATACATATTTAGAAACGACAGATATTTCGGATGGATGTGTTCGTTTAATACCTATGGATGGAGCTATTTTTGGTTTTGAGTATGCCGAGCCATTGGGTAAAGAggattttgatcaaattttgtATCATACGCAATTAAGCGTTGGTGTTATCAACACATACATGAG GTATTTATATGACAAATTGATGGGTCCGCGTGGGTTGGAGCAAAGATTCTCATTCTTAAATCCCATGAAAACGAACTTAACCGAAATGATAAGAAAACCAGATGAAGTCAGGACGTATGTAGTCGAGCGCTTTATGGCCGACACAGATAGAGAAAAGTTGTTCTTTTTACCGTTTAATACCGGCGACGG tggacattggttgttggTCGCGATAAATCCTTTTAAAGAAATTGTGTATTATTTGGATTCTTTACAcaatgattggacaacataccctGCTATGAAGACGATAGTTGACAC CattatacaaactgttcgagcACAAAGAAAAATTCAAGTACCAAAGAGAAAAGCCAATAACATTACATGGAATAGAGTGGAG TGTCCTCGACAGCGTAATAATATAGATTGTGGATATTACACGTTGAGGTTTATGAAAGAAACTCTTCTTATGGATCGAACAGATATTCCATCTGAT tactttgatgaatatAGATGTGCTTATTACTCAAAAGATCAGTTGGATGAAATTAAAGaggaattgtgtcaattcattatcGAGCTACAGGTTTTGTGA